The Salvelinus alpinus chromosome 35, SLU_Salpinus.1, whole genome shotgun sequence genome window below encodes:
- the LOC139564444 gene encoding G-protein coupled receptor family C group 6 member A-like produces the protein MAPMGDVLHLLVILSLLETGNAKMGDLKAAGATAPGDILIGGLFPIHEGVEESPNISAPHVSQCVRFNTDGFIQALAMIHAVESANRSPVLTALGISLGYRLHDSCSDVTTALRASADFTQEPTTDCGGGANTSNSSPPIMAVIGASSSEISISVARQLNLKLIPQISYASTAIILSDKNRFPAFLRTVPNDVYQTRAMVQLLSDSKWTWVGVVTTDGDYGRSALDSFVSQATASGICVAFKEILPNSLTSPDGESAISQAAATLQSNPNVKVVVSFAKPTQMMYLYQKLRSLGSGLGERVWVASDSWSSSKEVLGEMDLPDIGNVVGFSFKRGNLAPFHHYLMNLSDINDVIGNNSFLKEFYSLPNRSENSGVLSSSTVPAEILLNNSHVNVVFNVEMAVSAIAHAVADICSKKDCKTPGTVQPWEVLGALKDSHFELEGKSYTFDQKGDINLGYDVTVWRSVRGVINVHDVVAEYHPINKSFSYTSGNTKNLTDLRDVVSVCSPSCEPGKFKKTAEGQHTCCYECINCTENHYSNNTDMDQCLSCDTKTEWSLEGSSGCTHKTLEFFSWQDGFAVVLLALAALGIVLVLLVGALFLHHHQTPVVKAAGGPLSQIILLSLVGSFVSAVFFVGHPSSLQCKVRQVLFGLSFTLCVSCILVKSLKILLAFQLNPDLKDVLRRLYQPYAIICLCVALQVLTCTLWLVLQSPRKKATIFTTTVLAECDEGSQVAFGVMLGYIAVLALVCFACAFKGRKLPQKYNEARFITFSMLLYLMSWLIFVPVYVTTSGKYLPAVEMVVILISNYGILSCHFFPKCYVILFKKEHNTKSAFMKNVYEYSRKGITVSSSVSETSASQTEGKCISHPYSISSPSFFMSPPPIEPTAPQNCWSVGQNIQGIDTATHCTVVDHGVFATGQLTRPHCLRRSMSL, from the exons ATGGCACCCATGGGTGATGTTCTCCACCTGTTAGTCATCCTGTCCTTGTTGGAGACAGGCAATGCCAAAATGGGAGACCTCAAAGCAGCAGGAGCTACAGCACCAGGAGATATCCTCATTGGAGGGCTGTTTCCCATCCATGAGGGAGTAGAGGAATCccccaacatctcagcaccccatGTATCACAGTGTGTCAG gttcAACACAGACGGGTTCATCCAGGCATTGGCTATGATCCACGCTGTAGAGTCAGCCAACAGATCCCCTGTCCTGACTGCACTAGGGATCTCTCTGGGGTACCGTCTCCATGACTCGTGCTCTGATGTCACCACCGCTCTGAGGGCCTCTGCTGACTTCACACAG GAGCCCACCACGGACTGTGGGGGAGGGGCCAACACCTCTAACTCTTCCCCGCCAATCATGGCCGTCATAGGGGCCTCTTCCTCTGAGATTTCCATCTCTGTTGCCCGGCAACTCAACCTAAAGCTCATCCCTCAA ATCAGTTACGCCTCCACCGCCATCATCCTGAGTGACAAGAACCGTTTCCCTGCTTTCCTGAGGACCGTACCTAACGACGTGTACCAGACACGGGCCATGGTCCAGTTGCTTAGCGACAGCAAATGGACCTGGGTGGGCGTGGTCACAACGGATGGAGACTACGGCCGTTCTGCCCTGGACAGCTTCGTCTCCCAGGCAACCGCCTCAGGGATCTGTGTGGCCTTCAAGGAGATCCTCCCTAATTCGCTAACCAGTCCTGACGGCGAATCAGCAATCAGCCAAGCCGCCGCCACCCTCCAATCGAACCCCAATGTCAAGGTGGTGGTGTCATTCGCCAAGCCTACTCAGATGATGTACCTATACCAGAAGCTGAGGAGTCTGGGGTCGGGGCTGGGGGAGAGGGTGTGGGTGGCCAGTGACAGCTGGTCCTCGTCCAAGGAGGTCCTGGGAGAAATGGACCTCCCAGATATTGGCAATGTGGTGGGCTTCTCCTTCAAAAGAGGGAACCTGGCTCCTTTCCATCACTACCTGATGAACCTGAGTGACATCAATGATGTCATAGGAAACAACTCCTTCCTAAAGGAGTTCTACTCACTGCCAAACAGGTCAGAAAACTCTGGGGTTTTGTCCTCCTCCACAGTTCCAGCAGAGATCCTGCTAAACAACAGCCATGTGAACGTAGTCTTCAATGTGGAGATGGCTGTGAGTGCCATCGCCCATGCAGTGGCTGATATCTGCAGCAAAAAGGACTGTAAGACACCAGGCACGGTCCAACCCTGGGAG GTGCTTGGAGCCCTGAAGGACAGTCACTTTGAGCTGGAGGGGAAAAGCTACACGTTTGACCAGAAAGGAGACATCAACCTGGGCTATGATGTAACCGTGTGGAGGTCTGTGAGAGGGGTCATCAACGTCCATGACGTTGTAGCTGAGTACCATCCAATCAACAAAAGCTTCAGCTACACCAGCGGAAACACCAAAAATCTCACTGACCtgagg GATGTGGTGTCTGTGTGCTCGCCTAGCTGTGAACCTGGGAAGTTCAAGAAAACTGCTGAGGGTCAGCACACCTGCTGCTATGAATGCATCAACTGCACTGAGAACCACTACTCCAACAACACTG ACATGGACCAGTGTCTCTCTTGTGATACAAAGACAGAGTGGTCCCTGGAAGGGAGCTCTGGGTGTACCCATAAGACCCTGGAGTTCTTCTCCTGGCAGGATGGCTTCGCGGTGGTGCTGCTGGCGCTGGCGGCCCTGGGCATCGTCCTGGTTCTCCTGGTGGGGGCGCTCTTCCTACACCACCACCAGACCCCCGTTGTGAAGGCTGCCGGGGGGCCTCTCTCCCAGATCATCCTGCTCTCTCTAGTGGGAAGTTTTGTTAGTGCTGTGTTTTTTGTAGGTCATCCCAGCAGCCTACAGTGTAAG GTGCGTCAGGTGCTGTTTGGCCTCAGCTTCACCCTGTGTGTTTCCTGCATCTTGGTCAAGTCCCTGAAGATCCTGCTGGCCTTCCAGCTCAACCCTGACCTGAAGGACGTTCTCCGCCGCCTCTACCAACCCTATGCCATCATCTGTCTCTGCGTGGCCCTACAGGTCCTCACCTGCACCCTGTGGCTGGTCCTGCAGAGCCCCCGGAAGAAAGCCACCATCTTCACCACCACCGTGCTGGCCGAGTGTGACGAAGGCTCCCAAGTGGCGTTTGGTGTGATGCTGGGCTACATCGCTGTCCTGGCGCTCGTATGTTTTGCCTGCGCGTTTAAAGGCCGCAAGCTGCCACAGAAGTACAACGAGGCCAGGTTCATCACCTTCAGCATGCTCCTCTACCTCATGTCCTGGCTGATATTCGTGCCTGTCTATGTGACCACCTCTGGGAAGTACCTGCCAGCAGTGGAGATGGTGGTCATCCTCATCTCCAACTATGGCATCCTCAGCTGTCATTTCTTCCCCAAGTGCTACGTCATCCTCTTCAAGAAGGAGCACAATACCAAGAGTGCCTTCATGAAGAATGTGTATGAGTATTCCAGAAAGGGCATTACtgtctctagctctgtctctgaGACTTCAGCCTCTCAGACAGAAGGCAAGTGCATCAGTCACCCTTACTCCATCAGTTCACCTTCCTTCTTCATGTCTCCTCCACCAATAGAACCCACAGCACCTCAGAACTGCTGGTCCGTTGGCCAGAACATTCAGGGCATTGACACTGCAACCCATTGCACCGTAGTAGACCATGGAGTGTTTGCCACAGGTCAGCTGACTCGACCACACTGTCTGAGGAGAAGCATGAGCCTATGA